The following coding sequences are from one Pelmatolapia mariae isolate MD_Pm_ZW linkage group LG4, Pm_UMD_F_2, whole genome shotgun sequence window:
- the LOC134626720 gene encoding interferon-induced protein 44-like, whose amino-acid sequence MGMEQNNSGVHVDDVKLALRGHVTEGYKFIPQQQLREGDLGYRSCPSLNDRVHILVTVVVSLLSEEVVKKLRNVRLTASEMDIPQLAILTKVDEACPEAEQDPKNIYKSKYLKEQVDKFSQLLGLPVNCIFLVKNYSSEISTDDDTDAHILCALKQMIVYGDDFLTHLND is encoded by the exons ATGGGCATGGAGCAAAATAATAGTGGTGTTCATGTGGATGACGTCAAACTTGCCCTGAGGGGACATGTTACTGAAGGTTACAAG TTCAttccacaacaacaactgagAGAGGGCGATCTGGGATACCGCTCATGTCCCAGCCTGAATGACAGAGTTCATATTCTGGTCACTGTTGTTGTGTCTCTACTAAGTGAAGAGGTTGTGAAAAAGCTAAGAAATGTCAGACTGACAGCCAGTGAAATGG ACATTCCCCAGCTGGCTATTCTCACCAAAGTTGATGAAGCCTGTCCTGAGGCGGAACAGGATCCCAAAAACATCTACAAGAGCAAGTACCTGAAAGAACAG GTCGACAAATTTAGCCAGCTGCTGGGACTCCCAGTGAACTGCATCTTTCTTGTAAAGAACTACAGTTCAGAAATCAGCACCGATGACGACACTGATGCTCATATCCTGTGTGCACTGAAGCAAATGATTGTCTATGGAGACGACTTCCTCACCCACTTGAATGACTAG